In one window of Mesoplodon densirostris isolate mMesDen1 chromosome 4, mMesDen1 primary haplotype, whole genome shotgun sequence DNA:
- the LOC132487655 gene encoding malignant T-cell-amplified sequence 1-like, translating to MFKKFDEKENVSNCIQLKTSVIKGIKNQLIEQFPGIDPWLNQIMPKKDPVKIVRCHEHIEILTVNGELLFFRQREGPFYPTLRLLHKYPFILPRQQVDKGAIKFVLSGANIMCPGLTSPGAKLYPAAVDTVVAIMAEGKQHALCVGVMKMSAEEIEKVNKGIGIENIHYLNDGLWHMKTYK from the coding sequence ATGTTcaagaaatttgatgaaaaagaaaatgtgtccaACTGCATCCAGTTGAAAACTTCCGTTATTAAGGGTATTAAGAACCAGTTGATAGAGCAATTTCCTGGTATCGATCCGTGGCTGAATCAAATCATGCCTAAGAAGGATCCTGTCAAAATAGTGCGATGCCACGAACACATAGAAATCCTCACGGTAAACGGGGAGTTACTATTTTTTAGACAAAGAGAAGGGCCTTTTTATCCAACGCTAAGGCTGCTTCACAAATACCCTTTCATCCTGCCCCGCCAGCAGGTTGATAAAGGAGCCATCAAGTTTGTGCTCAGTGGAGCCAATATCATGTGTCCGGGCCTGACCTCTCCCGGAGCTAAGCTCTACCCCGCCGCGGTGGACACGGTGGTTGCAATCATGGCAGAAGGAAAACAGCACGCCCTGTGTGTGGGAGTCATGAAGATGTCTGCCGAGGAAATCGAGAAAGTCAACAAAGGAATCGGGATCGAAAATATCCATTATTTAAATGACGGGCTGTGGCACATGAAGACGTATAAATAA